GCTTAGACCTTTGGACTGACGGGTTCGGTTCGGCGTGGGATCGTGACGTATCGCGTGGGTTCGACTGCCAGCAGCCACAGGTGCCGGCTGGGGCCGCTCGTGTGAACTCGCCGGTTCCGGTCCGGAACCCCCACGTACGGCTGTTGACCCCGACCCTGACCCGGTCGGCTGCGGGGAGTTTTCAGGTGGAGACGCCGCTCACTCCTCGGGGAACTCGAAGGCACGCTGGAGTTCACGCTCGATCCTCTCGACGTACTCGTCGAGGACCGTTTCGGCCTTCTCGTCGTCGACGAGGACGCCGGTCAGGCGATCGATCGGGTCCTCGGGGAGGTCGATCCGGAACTCCCGATCGCCCTCGTAGAAGGGTTCGGACTCGTTCAAGATCTGTTGGTCGATGGCGTGGATCAGCTCCGAGTCGTAGGTGTCGTTCATGTACTCGAACGCCTGTTTGTACGCCTTCTGGAGTTCGGGGAAGTAGTTCGCGTACTTGTCCTCGAACTTCTCGGGATCGAACGTCGCCATTGTAGCCGCGTTGGACACCGGCGCCTAAAGGTGACCCGGACTCGCGGTCACTCCTCGTCGAGATCGTCCGCTCCGGGTGCCAGTGTGACCGGCACCTCCACGCGGTTCTCGGGGAACGCCAGGAGGAACAGCCCAGTCCCGACCAGCGCGGTCGCGAAGACGCTCGCCAGGATCAACACGCCGACATCGACGCCGAGCGCGCCGACGCCCCCGTCCATCGTCGCGATGACCAACCCGAGCACGAGCAGGATGAACCCCGCACCGAAGACGAACCCAGCGCCAAAGAGCAACCGTTCCTTGTCGT
Above is a window of Haloarcula halophila DNA encoding:
- a CDS encoding DUF5783 family protein → MATFDPEKFEDKYANYFPELQKAYKQAFEYMNDTYDSELIHAIDQQILNESEPFYEGDREFRIDLPEDPIDRLTGVLVDDEKAETVLDEYVERIERELQRAFEFPEE